The proteins below are encoded in one region of Drosophila santomea strain STO CAGO 1482 chromosome 3R, Prin_Dsan_1.1, whole genome shotgun sequence:
- the LOC120451085 gene encoding uncharacterized protein LOC120451085 isoform X1 has translation MRLTLAWLSLCLAIYCGGGHGHGNVVLSLPPSLIATATKAALSHQQQQQSQQQQQHQKKDARVLFDSPADALRDMMHNGNGNGNGNGNGDGNGPMDSGKFSLADVEQTAPQHSEDFNRNADDLGARQSAPQEIAMGMELGMGLGMGLGLEPNNYRTTPPHRYWGQRCQGRSGGSSKCPQEYYRTMLAARNKEALSRLHMQLSSMQDSDSGASSSSDSGEDDDVDDEEQSNNEVFMLLTGEQDLMKFLHWAMQLLYPNQGPLGNLSDGAAENYYPGMFLWKKLNLSGHLEPPLIVDEPQYVLVRREKLFDGYQLGDMSKENDPFIPPRGRKHSGSPDLDALMNRYEPFVPNRGKRDKVKDLFKYDDLFYPHRGKKHRNHFQVDDPFFATRGKKLQLRDLYNADDPFVPNRGKRHLTASAGKFGGWERVVASDGGGGKWPDDSNNYWPLRMSTHKINGYDQSVRPSLSVEDAAASLASLASWRLPANRLHSTRSMSADLAQQLLLPHVRFIGNPNMRQQQQQQQQQHQQVKISYPTSWPAEERLRRSIPAPGGGNDAHETQLTQSHPANPHSDTDTDKLNI, from the exons ATGAGACTCACGTTGGCCTGGCTCAGCCTCTGCCTGGCGATTTATTGCGGCggtggccatggccatggcaATGTGGTCCTATCTTTGCCACCATCGCTTATCGCCACGGCCACGAAGGCGGCCTTGAgccaccaacagcagcagcagtcgcagcaacagcagcagcatcagaaAAAGGATGCACGCGTCCTGTTTGACAGCCCCGCCGATGCACTGCGCGATATGATGCAcaacggcaatggcaatggcaatggcaatggcaatggagATGGCAATGGACCCATGGATTCTGGAAAATTTAGCCTGGCCGATGTGGAGCAAACAGCACCGCAGCACTCTGAGGATTTTAATCGAAACGCAGATGATTTAGGGGCCAGGCAATCAGCGCCGCAGGAAATTGCAATGGGAATGGAACTGGGCATGGGACTGGGTatgggtctgggtctggagCCCAACAACTATCGCACCACGCCCCCTCATCGGTATTGGGGCCAGCGTTGCCAGGGACGATCTGGCGGATCCAGCAAGTGTCCGCAGGAATACTATCGCACCATGCTGGCGGCCAG GAACAAAGAGGCCCTGTCCCGCCTCCACATGCAGCTGAGTTCGATGCAGGATTCCGACTCGGGGGCCAGCTCCTCATCGGATTCCGGGGAGGATGACGATGTGGACGACGAGGAGCAGAGCAACAATGAGGTCTTTATGCTTCTGACTGGCGAACAGGATCTCATGAAGTTTCTGCACTGGGCCATGCAGCTCCTGTATCCCAATCAAGGTCCTTTGGGCAATCTGAGCGATGGGGCTGCCGAGAACTACTACCCGGGAATGTTTCTTTGGAAGAAACTCAATCTATCCGGTCATCTGGAGCCCCCACTTATTGTGGACGAGCCGCAGTATGTGCTGGTCAGAAGGGAAAAGCTCTTCGATGGCTATCAACTTGGAG ACATGAGCAAGGAGAACGATCCTTTCATACCGCCTCGAGGTCGCAAGCACAGCGGATCGCCGGATCTGGACGCCCTGATGAACCGGTACGAACCCTTTGTGCCCAATCGCGGCAAGCGCGACAAGGTCAAGGATCTGTTCAAGTATGACGACCTGTTCTATCCGCATCGCGGCAAAAAGCATCGCAACCACTTCCAAGTCGACGATCCCTTCTTTGCCACGCGGGGCAAGAAGCTGCAGCTCCGGGATCTTTACAACGCCGACGATCCATTCGTTCCGAATCGCGGCAAGCGGCACTTGACAGCCAGCGCTGGGAAATTTGGTGGCTGGGAGCGGGTGGTGGCGTcggatggtggtggtggaaaaTGGCCAGATGACAGCAACAACTACTGGCCGCTGAGAATGTCAACGCATAAAATTAATGGTTACGATCAATCAGTCAGGCCATCACTGTCAGTGGAGGATGCTGCTGCCTCATTGGCTTCGTTGGCTTCTTGGCGACTGCCCGCTAATAGATTGCACTCGACAAGATCAATGTCAGCCGATCTGGCGCAGCAATTGCTCTTGCCACATGTCCGCTTCATTGGCAATCCGAACAtgcgccagcagcagcagcagcagcagcagcagcatcagcaggtGAAAATCTCATACCCAACCTCCTGGCCAGCAGAGGAGCGCCTCCGGAGATCCATCCCGGCCCCGGGCGGTGGTAACGATGCCCACGAGACTCAATTAACGCAATCGCACCCGGCTAATCCACATTCGGACACTGATACGGACAAGctaaacatttaa
- the LOC120451085 gene encoding uncharacterized protein LOC120451085 isoform X2, whose protein sequence is MRLTLAWLSLCLAIYCGGGHGHGNVVLSLPPSLIATATKAALSHQQQQQSQQQQQHQKKDARVLFDSPADALRDMMHNGNGNGNGNGNGDGNGPMDSGKFSLADVEQTAPQHSEDFNRNADDLGARQSAPQEIAMGMELGMGLGMGLGLEPNNYRTTPPHRYWGQRCQGRSGGSSKCPQEYYRTMLAARNKEALSRLHMQLSSMQDSDSGASSSSDSGEDDDVDDEEQSNNEVFMLLTGEQDLMKFLHWAMQLLYPNQGPLGNLSDGAAENYYPGMFLWKKLNLSGHLEPPLIVDEPQYVLVRREKLFDGYQLGEDMSKENDPFIPPRGRKHSGSPDLDALMNRYEPFVPNRGKRDKVKDLFKYDDLFYPHRGKKHRNHFQVDDPFFATRGKKLQLRDLYNADDPFVPNRGKRHLTASAGKFGGWERVVASDGGGGKWPDDSNNYWPLRMSTHKINGYDQSVRPSLSVEDAAASLASLASWRLPANRLHSTRSMSADLAQQLLLPHVRFIGNPNMRQQQQQQQQQHQQVKISYPTSWPAEERLRRSIPAPGGGNDAHETQLTQSHPANPHSDTDTDKLNI, encoded by the exons ATGAGACTCACGTTGGCCTGGCTCAGCCTCTGCCTGGCGATTTATTGCGGCggtggccatggccatggcaATGTGGTCCTATCTTTGCCACCATCGCTTATCGCCACGGCCACGAAGGCGGCCTTGAgccaccaacagcagcagcagtcgcagcaacagcagcagcatcagaaAAAGGATGCACGCGTCCTGTTTGACAGCCCCGCCGATGCACTGCGCGATATGATGCAcaacggcaatggcaatggcaatggcaatggcaatggagATGGCAATGGACCCATGGATTCTGGAAAATTTAGCCTGGCCGATGTGGAGCAAACAGCACCGCAGCACTCTGAGGATTTTAATCGAAACGCAGATGATTTAGGGGCCAGGCAATCAGCGCCGCAGGAAATTGCAATGGGAATGGAACTGGGCATGGGACTGGGTatgggtctgggtctggagCCCAACAACTATCGCACCACGCCCCCTCATCGGTATTGGGGCCAGCGTTGCCAGGGACGATCTGGCGGATCCAGCAAGTGTCCGCAGGAATACTATCGCACCATGCTGGCGGCCAG GAACAAAGAGGCCCTGTCCCGCCTCCACATGCAGCTGAGTTCGATGCAGGATTCCGACTCGGGGGCCAGCTCCTCATCGGATTCCGGGGAGGATGACGATGTGGACGACGAGGAGCAGAGCAACAATGAGGTCTTTATGCTTCTGACTGGCGAACAGGATCTCATGAAGTTTCTGCACTGGGCCATGCAGCTCCTGTATCCCAATCAAGGTCCTTTGGGCAATCTGAGCGATGGGGCTGCCGAGAACTACTACCCGGGAATGTTTCTTTGGAAGAAACTCAATCTATCCGGTCATCTGGAGCCCCCACTTATTGTGGACGAGCCGCAGTATGTGCTGGTCAGAAGGGAAAAGCTCTTCGATGGCTATCAACTTGGAG AAGACATGAGCAAGGAGAACGATCCTTTCATACCGCCTCGAGGTCGCAAGCACAGCGGATCGCCGGATCTGGACGCCCTGATGAACCGGTACGAACCCTTTGTGCCCAATCGCGGCAAGCGCGACAAGGTCAAGGATCTGTTCAAGTATGACGACCTGTTCTATCCGCATCGCGGCAAAAAGCATCGCAACCACTTCCAAGTCGACGATCCCTTCTTTGCCACGCGGGGCAAGAAGCTGCAGCTCCGGGATCTTTACAACGCCGACGATCCATTCGTTCCGAATCGCGGCAAGCGGCACTTGACAGCCAGCGCTGGGAAATTTGGTGGCTGGGAGCGGGTGGTGGCGTcggatggtggtggtggaaaaTGGCCAGATGACAGCAACAACTACTGGCCGCTGAGAATGTCAACGCATAAAATTAATGGTTACGATCAATCAGTCAGGCCATCACTGTCAGTGGAGGATGCTGCTGCCTCATTGGCTTCGTTGGCTTCTTGGCGACTGCCCGCTAATAGATTGCACTCGACAAGATCAATGTCAGCCGATCTGGCGCAGCAATTGCTCTTGCCACATGTCCGCTTCATTGGCAATCCGAACAtgcgccagcagcagcagcagcagcagcagcagcatcagcaggtGAAAATCTCATACCCAACCTCCTGGCCAGCAGAGGAGCGCCTCCGGAGATCCATCCCGGCCCCGGGCGGTGGTAACGATGCCCACGAGACTCAATTAACGCAATCGCACCCGGCTAATCCACATTCGGACACTGATACGGACAAGctaaacatttaa